One [Limnothrix rosea] IAM M-220 DNA segment encodes these proteins:
- a CDS encoding thiamine phosphate synthase — protein MAEHSSSPQTAAIFRILDANLDRAREGLRIVEEWCRFGLDNADLASCCKEMRQTLAQWHSEEFRAARDTPHDVGTALSHPNEESRSDIIHLLRANICRIEEALRVLEEYSKLHNTEMSQNCKQMRYQVYTLESQLFAPQLKQKLQESYLYLVTSPHENLLGVVEAALQGGVHIVQYRDKDKNDNERYTNALALKQLCDRYGALFLVNDRVDIAAAIDADGVHLGQTDLPIAVARDILGAGKIVGRSTTNPEELDKALKEGADYVGVGPVYETPTKPGKAAAGHAYVSYAQEYCPVPWFAIGSINTDNIHEVLGAGAQRVAVVRSIMQSEQPTLATQFFVAQLSRKQTLMRIEGAN, from the coding sequence ATGGCTGAACATTCATCATCTCCGCAAACGGCGGCAATTTTCCGGATTTTAGATGCAAATCTTGACCGCGCTCGCGAAGGCTTACGTATTGTTGAAGAATGGTGTCGGTTTGGTTTAGATAACGCAGATTTAGCCAGTTGCTGCAAAGAAATGCGCCAAACCCTAGCCCAATGGCACAGCGAAGAGTTTCGGGCAGCGCGGGATACGCCCCATGACGTTGGCACAGCCCTGAGTCATCCCAATGAAGAAAGTCGCAGCGATATTATCCATTTATTACGGGCTAATATTTGCCGTATTGAAGAAGCTCTGCGGGTACTCGAAGAATACAGCAAGCTCCATAACACCGAGATGTCGCAAAACTGTAAACAGATGCGCTATCAGGTTTATACCCTCGAAAGTCAGCTTTTTGCGCCCCAGCTGAAACAAAAACTCCAAGAGTCTTACCTTTACCTTGTCACCTCTCCCCACGAAAATCTCCTAGGGGTGGTGGAAGCAGCTCTACAGGGTGGTGTGCATATCGTTCAGTATCGCGATAAGGACAAAAATGATAATGAACGCTACACCAATGCCCTCGCCCTCAAACAACTCTGCGATCGCTATGGTGCATTATTTCTCGTAAATGACCGGGTGGACATTGCGGCGGCCATTGATGCGGATGGCGTGCATTTGGGACAAACAGATTTACCGATCGCCGTAGCGCGGGATATTTTAGGCGCTGGCAAAATTGTTGGGCGTTCTACCACCAACCCAGAGGAACTAGACAAAGCCCTCAAGGAAGGTGCTGATTACGTGGGTGTGGGGCCGGTATACGAAACGCCGACAAAGCCGGGAAAAGCCGCCGCTGGTCACGCCTATGTCAGCTACGCCCAAGAATATTGCCCTGTGCCTTGGTTCGCGATTGGGAGTATCAATACTGATAATATCCACGAGGTTTTAGGGGCTGGAGCGCAGCGTGTGGCGGTCGTGCGGAGCATTATGCAAAGTGAGCAGCCGACTTTAGCGACGCAATTTTTTGTCGCTCAGCTCAGCCGTAAGCAAACGTTAATGCGCATTGAGGGAGCAAACTAA
- the thiS gene encoding sulfur carrier protein ThiS, translated as MIEVWVNGDRHSVPSELTMPKFLAHLGTNPRLVAVEYNGEILHRHLWENTIIQGGDRLEIVTIVGGG; from the coding sequence ATGATTGAAGTATGGGTAAACGGCGATCGCCACTCTGTACCTAGTGAACTGACCATGCCCAAATTTTTAGCGCATTTAGGCACAAATCCTCGCCTTGTGGCCGTGGAATATAACGGTGAAATTCTCCATCGTCACCTTTGGGAAAATACGATTATTCAAGGGGGCGATCGCCTCGAAATTGTCACCATCGTCGGCGGCGGCTAA